From a single Paramormyrops kingsleyae isolate MSU_618 chromosome 14, PKINGS_0.4, whole genome shotgun sequence genomic region:
- the serpina10b gene encoding protein Z-dependent protease inhibitor codes for MKMVGTILVVWAALLALTSRAYVTRPNVTELSSSNLDFAMNLYRRISSYHDDNIFFSPLCMSTAFVTLSMGAREFTREQILRGLNLAALDRDGAGLIPALFQELLENVTQSKELQLEQGFALFVHDDFEVSTTFSNQIKDFFSADVMNVNFANHALSKAAINEYMKHKTRNKITEALSKIEPMTQLILINTIFFQGMWEFPFDVKATVNDRFYVDKYNIVQVPMMFTEAKIYVTKDTNLKLSIAKLPYVGGAAMLILLPDKNVDYTTIDDRINGKVFLRWLKQLTKRRTELIMPRFKMEQSYAMHKILPDLGIINVFTSAANLSGLSTEQGLMVSEVQHKAIIEVDEMGTTAAAVTVTGITPYSLPTRFAVDRPFFFFIYHEVTNAVLFMGRVINPTKI; via the exons ATGAAGATGGTAGGCACTATCCTGGTAGTGTGGGCTGCCCTCCTGGCCCTTACCAGCAGAGCTTATGTGACAAGACCCAATGTCACAGAGCTGAGCAGCAGTAACTTGGACTTCGCCATGAACCTGTACCGGCGGATTTCCAGTTACCACGATGACAACATTTTTTTCTCACCCTTGTGCATGTCAACCGCCTTTGTCACTCTGTCAATGGGAGCGCGGGAGTTCACACGTGAACAGATCCTCAGGGGGCTTAACCTGGCCGCACTGGACCGGGATGGAGCTGGGCTGATCCCGGCGCTGTTCCAGGAACTGCTGGAGAACGTCACCCAGAGCAAGGAGTTGCAACTGGAACAGGGCTTTGCTCTCTTTGTCCATGACGATTTCGAGGTGTCGACCACCTTCAGCAACCAGATCAAGGACTTCTTCAGTGCCGATGTTATGAATGTCAACTTTGCCAACCATGCACTCAGCAAGGCCGCCATCAACGAGTACATGAAGCACAAGAccagaaataaaataacagaGGCACTCAGCAAAATTGAACCCATGACTCAACTTATTCTCATTAACACCATCTTCTTCCAAG GTATGTGGGAATTTCCTTTTGATGTCAAGGCCACAGTCAACGATCGCTTCTATGTGGATAAGTACAACATCGTCCAGGTGCCTATGATGTTCACTGAGGCCAAGATATACGTGACCAAAGACACAAACCTAAAGTTGAGCATTGCAAAACTGCCCTATGTGGGGGGAGCCGCTATGCTTATCCTGCTGCCTGACAAGAATGTGGATTATACTACCATAGATGACCGCATCAACGGCAAGGTCTTTCTGAGGTGGCTCAAGCAGCTCACCAAAAG GAGAACTGAGCTGATAATGCCCCGGTTCAAGATGGAGCAGTCCTACGCCATGCACAAGATCCTCCCCGACCTGGGCATAATCAATGTCTTCACAAGTGCCGCAAATCTCAGCGGCCTGAGCACAGAGCAGGGCCTCATGGTGTCTGAG GTGCAGCACAAGGCCATTATCGAGGTGGATGAGATGGGAACCACAGCGGCTGCTGTCACTGTCACGGGCATCACCCCGTACTCCTTGCCCACCAGATTCGCCGTTGACCGacccttcttcttcttcatctaCCATGAGGTCACCAACGCCGTCCTCTTCATGGGCAGGGTCATCAACCCCACCAAGATATAA
- the atxn3 gene encoding ataxin-3, which yields MESIFHEKQEGSLCAQHCLNNLLQGEYFTPVDLSSIAHQLDEEERMRMAEGGVTSEEYRTFLQQPSGNMDDSGFFSIQVISNALGVWGLELILFNSREYQRMMINPINEKAFICNYKDHWFTVRKLGQQWFNLNSLLTGPELISDTYLALFLAQLQQEGYSIFVIRGNLPDCEAEQILRIMRVEQRQRPKLIGEEAAAQSSGGQGGVSVQRALEVEPGLDAGVVDEDEEALRKAIALSREDMEVEDEEADLRRAIQMSMLGATSTSNSLEHKDVDVTQTMGSTQPPAIPPEMPANTQKENLSAEELRRKRQAYFDRQSQQQAQDGQNTGAPSGSTGSEPGSHDAETEHAQ from the exons ATGGAGTCCATCTTTCACGAAAAA CAGGAGGGCTCCCTATGCGCCCAGCACTGTCTGAATAACCTGCTTCAGGGAGAGTACTTTACTCCAGTGGACCTGTCCTCAATTGCACATCAGCTGGATGAGGAAGAGCGGATGAGAATGGCGGAGGGAGGCGTGACCAGCGAGGAGTACAGGACATTCCTTCAG CAACCATCCGGGAACATGGACGACAGTGGTTTCTTTTCCATACAA GTTATCAGTAATGCTCTAGGGGTTTGGGGTTTGGAACTGATTCTCTTCAACAGCCGCGAATATCAACGGATGATGATCAACCCAAT AAATGAGAAGGCTTTTATTTGCAACTACAAGGACCACTGGTTTACTGTGAGAAAACTGGGACAACAG TGGTTTAACCTGAACTCATTGTTGACGGGGCCAGAGCTTATATCAGATACGTATCTGGCTCTCTTCCTGGCTCAATTACAACAAGAAG GGTATTCCATTTTCGTTATAAGAGGGAACCTCCCGGACTGTGAAGCAGAGCAGATTCTGCGCATCATGAGGGTGGAGCAACGTCAGAGACCCAAGCTGATTGGAGAAGAGGCAGCGGCCCAGTCCAGTGGCGGCCAAGG CGGTGTGTCAGTGCAGAGGGCACTGGAAGTGGAACCAGGCCTGGACGCTGGCGTGGTGGACGAGGACGAGGAGGCGCTAAGGAAGGCTATCGCCCTGAGCCGAGAGGACATGGAGGTTGAGGATGAAGAGGCAGACCTACGCCGGGCCATCCAGATGAGCATGCTGG GTGCAACAAGTACCAGTAACTCCCTCGAGCACAAAGATGTGGATGTCACCCAGACAATGGGGTCAACTCAACCCCCTGCCATACCCCCTGAGATGCCTGCAAACACCCAGAAGGAGAATCTGAGTGCTGAGGAGCTACGCAGGAAGAGACAGGCCTACTTCGACAG ACAGTCCCAACAGCAGGCCCAGGATGGCCAGAACACGGGAGCCCCCTCAGGAAGCACAG GGTCAGAACCAGGCAGCCATGATGCTGAGACTGAGCATGCCCAGTGA
- the ubr1 gene encoding E3 ubiquitin-protein ligase UBR1, with protein sequence MAEAKKAPNGLELSKKWQESTDCRSEILCYLTEQVPQIYCLEEVPHPQEEEEKATDLLLQPLECFLFGEDPHVGLEKLQQDSASSHLCGRVFKEGETTYSCRDCAIDPTCVLCTDCFQNSVHKGHRYKMHASSGGGFCDCGDLEAWKTGPCCPKHDPGATAAMETDADHVLEPGLLERAEKLFRVILHYITELLVWEEHDELPAELRPLVHKDTYYCVLYNDEHHSYDHVIYALQRALQCDHREAHTHTALIDKEGRRAVKRGSLRSCLQVKEQIQTNSEQISSEPLRVEILHSAVMAHQSFALRLGSWLQKSIPYSVGFRQLFCQVALEPSQVAGQPSLISQLMLHDSKLYKVARKVIHELIVCSLLMETKYKRLFAIEYTKHYKQLQKDFIIDDHERSISITSLSVQIFTVPTLARQLIEEGNVIKVIVETVMEMLSEHLDSSNRFHFQGHNVDRFYRIQDIFHDLRYILISKPTVWSGELRAQFLEGFRAFLRILASMQGMEEVKRQFGQHVEVEPEWEAGFSIQILLRHILSMLQEWCASDEEVLLQAFKDCHSTLLRCTNQPFRSEATDSYMCKHILNSRPYKVSEEPVSVYLPVSRLLAGLYVHICKSGAVARLQEYLDEMHCDFAYLAEHPLRCLALAAQVSAEMWRRNGLSLVSQVYYYQDVKCRDEMFDKDIIMLQIAGSRMDPNDFVMLVLQRLELFEVFNGSYSSKDQEALKQCNRLMEEMLHLLIVIIGERYVPGISQVTREDVTMREVIHLLCIEPMAHSSLVKGLPENESQETGLESVISRVATFRQPGVSGHGLYGVKKECLQEFNPFFYHYSKSQHSKAEDAQKKRRAQEGGDKALPPPVPPPFTPPFSGIMRVLNCDIFLHILRVVLQRAAEDRADQWTEAMIQRALHLIGQALLEEKTQLEASSEDEVAFDFSLKARGSGCEHGNSLFQFLTKLKNLCSLEAQKDMIQWTLQMFETIKRLREKSSPAAPTSMEQTKTEESVQNKKAEQKRKAEAAKHRQKIMDRMSVMQKNFIETHKMLYDNLPESGVQGEPSPSMDSSSMELSESCIAVGPHRGVACVEREVLTCILCQEEQEVKARGPAMVLAACVQRSAVLTQTRGKGLPSSDSFDPLFMHPDLAVGTHTGSCGHVMHAACWQKYFEAVQNVTRNRLHTESIIDLENGEYMCPLCKSLCNTVIPLIPLEPFPLNNESAQLVGQVLTLPCWTRIIMARVNGLKAAGQDGGGGSSVAELVLGGDEHMDSLSILSFGVQASTKYSDSISGMLAVCAMTVHRVGLKVPPNELDPRVPIMSWNTCAFTIQATENMLLEEAKPLFGSLQNRQLAGLKALVHFSAANSQKRSQAVIQKHFARMLTVLLPIMNVEVTPCLLEIDCFHLLVGLVLAIPTLYQETVVDLQPSAISSAYNHLHLLHLVTTAHMVQVLLSSQDTPGIMGGDDGEEVRLTSDFLQAVTHHADGLSSDLQGIADRVRRGMAPFLRCAAVFFNCLTGVPPPKELSSTTVSEEAQMEALCSYLALPSNLFKLFQEHKETVSPLLQRWCGRPEITKALKGDMPVVRYPRKCNKLVHLPEDYSALLNQACHFQCPKGPMDERKHPALCLFCGAMLCSKSPCCQEQLDGEDVGACTAHAARCGAGVGMFLRIRECEVVLMGSKTRASLYPAPYLDDYGETDPQLRRGNPLHLSPERYRRLHQLWHQHCIMEEIVRSQEVVNVMFGPDWQML encoded by the exons ATGGCGGAAGCGAAAAAGGCACCTAACGGGCTAGAGCTCAGTAAG AAATGGCAGGAGTCCACCGACTGCAGGTCGGAGATTCTGTGTTACCTGACGGAGCAGGTGCCACAGATCTACTGTCTGGAGGAGGTGCCTCATCcccaggaggaagaggagaaggcAACGGATCTGCTGTTGCAGCCCCTAGAGTGCTTCCTTTTCGGGGAGGATCCCCACGTGGGTCTGGAAAAACTCCAGCAGGACAGCGCCTCCTCCCATCTCTGTGGAAGAGTGTTCAAGGAGGGGGAGACCACCTACTCCTGCAG AGACTGCGCCATTGACCCAACATGTGTCCTCTGTACGGATTGCTTCCAGAACAGCGTGCACAAGGGTCATCGGTACAAG ATGCATGCGTCGTCGGGCGGTGGCTTTTGTGACTGCGGGGACTTAGAAGCTTGGAAGACGGGCCCCTGCTGCCCTAAGCACGATCCGGGGGCCACGGCTGCCATGGAGACG GACGCAGACCATGTCCTGGAACCAGGCCTGCTGGAACGTGCTGAGAAGCTCTTTCGTGTGATTCTGCACTACATTACCGAGCTACTGGTTTGGGAGGAGCACGACGAGCTCCCAGCCGAGCTACGGCCTCT CGTGCATAAGGACACATACTACTGTGTTCTGTACAATGACGAGCACCATTCCTATGACCACGTCATCTATGCCCTGCAGCGCGCTCTGCAGTGTGACCACAGGGAGGCGCACACGCACACTGCACTAATCGACAAGGAG GGCCGAAGAGCAGTAAAACGGGGGAGCCTCCGTTCATGTCTGCAAGTCAAGGAGCAGATACAG ACCAACTCGGAGCAGATTTCCTCTGAGCCTCTGCGTGTGGAGATCCTGCACTCGGCAGTGATGGCCCACCAGAGCTTCGCACTGCGCCTGGGCTCCTGGCTCCAGAAGAGTATCCCATACTCAG TGGGGTTCCGGCAGCTGTTTTGCCAGGTGGCTCTGGAGCCCAGCCAGGTTGCAGGTCAGCCGAGTCTCATCAGCCAGCTGATGCTGCATGACTCCAAACTCTACAAAG TGGCACGGAAGGTCATACACGAGCTTATTGTCTGCAGCTTGCTGATGGAGACCAAGTATAAACGACTCTTTGCCATTGAATATACCAAG CACTATAAGCAGCTGCAGAAGGATTTCATCATCGATGACCATGAGCGGAGCATTTCCATCACCTCGCTCTCGGTGCAGATCTTCACCGTGCCGACTCTG GCCCGGCAGCTCATCGAGGAGGGTAACGTCATCAAGGTGATTGTAGAGACTGTGATGGAGATGCTCTCGGAGCACCTGGACAGCAGCAATAGATTTCACTTCCAGGGACACAACGTGGACCGGTTCTACAGGATCCAGGATATCTTCCACGACCTCAG GTACATCCTGATCAGCAAGCCCACGGTTTGGTCCGGTGAGCTCCGTGCACAGTTCTTGGAGGGCTTCCGGGCTTTTCTGAGAATTCTGGCTAGCATGCAG GGCATGGAGGAGGTGAAGCGGCAGTTTGGCCAGCATGTGGAGGTGGAGCCCGAGTGGGAGGCTGGATTCTCCATTCAGATCCTCCTGAGGCACATCCTCTCCATGCTGCAGGAGTGGTGCGCGTCCGAC GAGGAGGTGCTGTTGCAGGCCTTCAAAGACTGTCACAGCACTCTGTTGCGCTGCACCAACCAGCCCTTCCGCAGTGAAGCCACAGACTCCTACATGTGCAAGCACATCCTGAACTCAAGGCCCTACAAAGTTTCCGAGGAGCCCGTCAGCGTCTACCTGCCCGTCTCCAGACTGCTGGCAG GCCTGTACGTTCACATTTGCAAGAGCGGGGCGGTTGCTCGTTTGCAAGAATATCTTGATGAG ATGCACTGCGACTTCGCATACCTGGCTGAGCATCCGCTGCGCTGTCTGGCCTTGGCGGCCCAGGTATCCGCTGAGATGTGGCGTCGGAATGGGCTCTCGCTTGTCAGCCAG GTGTATTATTATCAGGATGTGAAATGTAGGGATGAGATGTTTGATAAGGACATCATCATGCTTCAG ATCGCTGGGTCCAGGATGGATCCTAACGACTTTGTGATGCTTGTGCTTCAGCGCCTGGAGCTCTTTGAGGTCTTTAATGGCAGCTACTCGTCCAAAGACCAG GAGGCGCTGAAGCAGTGTAACAGGCTGATGGAAGAGATGCTTCACCTGCTCATCGTCATCATAG GTGAGCGTTACGTCCCGGGGATCAGTCAGGTGACCAGGGAGGATGTCACCATGAGGGAAGTGATCCATCTTCTTTGCATCGAACCCATGGCCCACAGCAGCCTGGTCAAGGGCCTACCAGAGAAT gaGAGCCAAGAGACTGGTCTAGAAAGTGTCATTTCCAGAGTCGCCACATTCAGGCAA CCTGGGGTTTCGGGTCATGGCCTTTACGGGGTCAAGAAGGAGTGCCTTCAGGAATTCAACCCCTTCTTCTACCACTACTCCAAGTCCCAGCACAGCAAG GCAGAAGATGCTCAGAAGAAGAGGCGAGCTCAGGAGGGTGGTGATAAAG CTCTCCCTCCCCCAGTTCCCCCACCGTTCACCCCGCCCTTTTCTGGCATCATGCGGGTCCTCAACTGCGACATCTTCCTCCACATACTTCGGGTTGTACTCCAGAGGGCAGCAGAGGACCGTGCCGACCAGTGGACAGAGGCCATGATCCAGAGG GCCCTGCACCTAATTGGCCAAGCTCTGCTAGAGGAGAAGACTCAGCTGGAGGCCAGCAGTGAGGATGAGGTGGCTTTTGACTTCAGCCTCAAAGCCCGGG GATCTGGCTGTGAGCACGGCAACTCTCTGTTCCAGTTCCTCACCAAGCTGAAGAACCTTTGTTCCCTGGAGGCCCAGAAGGACATGATCCAGTGGACCCTGCAG ATGTTCGAGACCATCAAGCGCCTGCGTGAGAAGTCCAGCCCTGCCGCTCCCACCAGTATGGAGCAGACTAAAACAGAAGAG AGTGTCCAGAACAAGAAGGCCGAGCAGAAGAGGAAGGCCGAGGCCGCCAAGCACCGTCAGAAGATCATGGACCGGATGTCAGTCATGCAGAAGAACTTCATCGAGACACACAAGATGCTATATGACAACTTGCCAGAAAGTGGGGTGCAAGGGGAACCATCCCCCTCCATGGACAG CAGCTCCATGGAGCTGAGCGAGTCTTGCATAGCGGTGGGGCCGCATCGGGGCGTGGCCTGCGTGGAACGGGAGGTGCTGACCTGCATCCTGTGCCAGGAGGAGCAGGAAGTAAAGGCCCGTGGGCCGGCCATGGTGCTGGCAGCGTGTGTGCAGCGCTCCGCTGTCCTCACCCAGACCCGGGGCAAAGGCCTGCCCAGCTCAG ATAGCTTCGACCCGCTGTTCATGCACCCCGACCTGGCTGTGGGGACGCACACGGGGAGctgtggtcatgtgatgcaTGCGGCCTGCTGGCAGAA ATATTTCGAAGCGGTTCAGAACGTCACCCGTAACCGCCTCCACACAGAGTCCATCATTGACCTGGAGAATGGGGAATACATGTGTCCCCTGTGCAAGTCACTCTGTAATACTGTCATTCCGCTGATCCCGCTGGAGCCATTCCCCCTCAACAA TGAGAGTGCCCAGCTGGTTGGCCAGGTCCTCACGCTGCCCTGCTGGACCCGGATCATCATGGCCAGAGTGAATGGACTGAAGGCAGCTGGCCAAGATGGTG GCGGCGGCAGCAGTGTGGCAGAGCTTGTTCTTGGCGGGGACGAACACATGGACTCCTTGTCCATCTTGAGTTTCGGCGTCCAGGCCTC GACTAAGTACTCGGACAGCATCAGTGGGATGCTGGCGGTTTGTGCCATGACTGTGCACCGCGTGGGCCTGAAGGTGCCGCCTAACGAGTTGGATCCACGGGTGCCCATCATGTCCTGGAACACCTGCGCCTTCACCATCCAGGCCACTG AGAACATGCTGCTGGAGGAAGCCAAGCCACTGTTCGGCTCTCTGCAAAACAGACAG CTGGCTGGCTTGAAGGCCTTGGTTCATTTCTCAGCGGCCAATAGCCAGAAGCGCTCGCAGGCTGTGATCCAGAAGCACTTTGCGCGCATGCTCACAG TGCTATTGCCCATCATGAATGTGGAAGTTACTCCCTGCCTCCTAGAAATAGACTGCTTTCATCTCCTG GTGGGTTTGGTGCTGGCCATTCCGACCCTCTACCAGGAGACCGTGGTGGACCTGCAGCCTTCAGCCATCAGTTCAGCCTACAACCATTTGCACCTCCTGCACCTGGTCACCACAGCACACATGGTGCAGGTGTTGCTGTCCTCCCAGG ACACACCGGGGATTATGGGAGGGGATGATGGAGAGGAGGTGAGGTTGACGTCAGATTTCCTCCAGGCTGTGACACACCATGCGGATGG ttTGAGCTCTGATTTGCAGGGCATTGCAGACCGAGTCAGGAGAGGTATGGCCCCATTCTTGCGATGTGCTGCTGTTTTCTTCAATTGCCTTACAGGAGTGCCCCCCCCTAAGGAGCTCTCAAGCACTACAG TGTCTGAGGAAGCCCAGATGGAGGCGCTGTGCTCTTACCTAGCATTGCCCTCCAATCTCTTCAAGCTCTTCCAAGAACACAAGGAGACCGTTTCCCCTTTACTGCAGAG GTGGTGCGGAAGGCCTGAGATCACCAAAGCCCTGAAGGGGGACATGCCGGTGGTCAG GTACCCCAGGAAATGCAACAAGCTGGTTCACCTTCCAGAGGATTACAGCGCCCTCTTAAACCAGGCCTGTCATTTTCA gTGTCCCAAGGGCCCCATGGACGAGCGCAAGCACCCTGCACTTTGTTTGTTCTGTGGGGCCATGCTCTGCTCCAAGAGCCCGTGCTGCCAAGAGCAGCTGGATGGTGAGGATGTGGGAGCCTGCACTGCCCACGCCGCCCGCTGCGGGGCCGGCGTCGGAATGTTCCTCAG GATTCGCGAGTGCGAGGTGGTGCTGATGGGCAGTAAGACCCGGGCGAGTTTGTATCCTGCCCCCTACCTCGATGACTATGGGGAGACGGACCCTCAGCTAAG GCGAGGGAACCCCCTGCATCTGTCTCCAGAGCGGTACCGCAGGCTCCACCAGCTGTGGCACCAGCACTGCATCATGGAGGAGATCGTTCGCAGCCAGGAGGTGGTCAATGTCATGTTTGGTCCAGATTGGCAGATGCTCTAA